The sequence CAGTTGCCGCGCATTATGCATCGGATGCCTGGGTCATGATGTCGAACAGTGAACCGGCAAAGGGCAAGGATATTGCTTCCGCATGGGGGCAGGTTGTCAGAATGGGCATTAAGGATATTAAGATCGAGACGGTTGATCTTATTGGCAATGCCGACTTGCTGGCAGAAACAGGCACATATGAGTTGTATGGTGAGGGTAATAAATTATTGGATAAAGGAAAATATGTGGTAATATGGAAACAGGAGAATGGGACCTGGAAAATATACCGGGATATCGGCAACAGTAATTTACCGGTTATGTCTGTTAAATAATGACGTTACAGTAGAGAATTTCACTAATTATACTGGCGCATGGAGTTCAGCCTTGTACGGTTAGGGTTCTTGCGCCTTTTTCACATTTTTTTGCATAGTAGTACAGAATAGGATAGATT comes from Paraflavitalea devenefica and encodes:
- a CDS encoding YybH family protein — translated: MKMVASFMLITGSIVLLLACNTARDEKATVEVKDTTAFDLSAARSWIENDNAKFAEELKRGDSVAVAAHYASDAWVMMSNSEPAKGKDIASAWGQVVRMGIKDIKIETVDLIGNADLLAETGTYELYGEGNKLLDKGKYVVIWKQENGTWKIYRDIGNSNLPVMSVK